A genomic region of Methylobacterium durans contains the following coding sequences:
- a CDS encoding class I SAM-dependent methyltransferase, which yields MHHERINSLARICGARRYLEVGVFRGETFFNVNVDFKVAVDPSFPFDASAHETDRTRFHEVGSDAFFRSAPYEPFDLIFLDGLHTFEQTLRDFLNSIAFAHDRTIWLFDDTVPNDNFSALPDQERCYRLRRSLGNGDGAWMGDVFKVVHFIRSMMKIYHFRTFGGHGQTVVWRDPRHYDERFGTPLAEIGRMPYEDFIETYGAMMNLADDEQIYATIERFIADADGGLRTSP from the coding sequence ATGCATCACGAGCGGATCAACAGTCTGGCCCGGATCTGCGGCGCGCGGCGCTACCTCGAAGTTGGCGTCTTCCGAGGGGAAACGTTCTTCAACGTGAACGTCGACTTCAAGGTCGCGGTCGACCCGAGTTTCCCGTTTGACGCGTCCGCGCACGAGACCGACCGGACCCGGTTTCACGAGGTCGGAAGCGACGCGTTCTTCCGATCCGCCCCCTACGAGCCCTTCGACCTGATCTTCCTCGACGGACTGCACACCTTCGAGCAGACCCTTCGCGACTTCCTGAACTCGATCGCCTTCGCGCACGACCGCACGATCTGGCTGTTCGACGACACCGTTCCGAACGACAATTTCTCCGCCCTGCCCGACCAGGAGCGATGCTACCGCCTACGCCGCTCCCTCGGGAACGGAGACGGGGCCTGGATGGGCGACGTTTTCAAGGTCGTCCATTTCATCCGCAGCATGATGAAGATCTACCATTTCCGCACCTTCGGCGGTCACGGGCAGACCGTGGTCTGGCGCGACCCGCGGCATTACGACGAGCGGTTCGGGACCCCGCTCGCGGAGATCGGCCGGATGCCCTACGAGGATTTCATCGAGACCTACGGGGCGATGATGAACCTGGCGGACGACGAGCAGATCTACGCCACGATCGAGCGCTTCATCGCCGACGCGGACGGTGGCCTCAGAACCAGCCCTTGA
- the groES gene encoding co-chaperone GroES: MKFRPLHDRVVVRRIEGEEKTKGGIIIPDTAKEKPQEGEVVAVGPGARDEQGRVNALDVKAGDRVLFGKWSGTEVKIDGQDLLIMKESDIMGIVA; this comes from the coding sequence ATGAAGTTCCGTCCGCTGCACGACCGTGTCGTCGTCCGCCGCATCGAGGGCGAGGAGAAGACCAAGGGCGGCATCATCATCCCGGATACCGCCAAGGAGAAGCCCCAGGAGGGCGAGGTCGTCGCCGTCGGCCCCGGCGCCCGCGACGAGCAGGGCCGTGTCAACGCTCTGGACGTGAAGGCCGGCGACCGCGTGCTGTTCGGCAAGTGGTCGGGCACCGAGGTCAAGATCGACGGTCAGGACCTCCTGATCATGAAGGAATCCGACATCATGGGCATCGTCGCCTGA